Proteins from one Scleropages formosus chromosome 14, fSclFor1.1, whole genome shotgun sequence genomic window:
- the LOC108919973 gene encoding 15-hydroxyprostaglandin dehydrogenase [NAD(+)]: MSLKGKVALVTGAAQGLGKGFTRILLTHGAKVSLLDVNEAAGAELKRSLDGDFGADSTVFLPCDVTSDAQLKDAFRRTLETFGRIDIVCNNAGILDENAWERTVSINLCAVVRGTYLALQHMKKESGGQGGVIVNVASVAGLGPLLSTPVYTATKHGVVGFSRAIAEVSKVCDYGVRVNVLCPSFTNTAILSNIEDDRTTGQFARLKDISKKMLQDAGVLDVSEVAEGFLQLVTDEGKNGSVLMVTKAGTAYVTFPQVVKDLVASPSVVL, translated from the exons ATGTCATTGAAGGGGAAAGTGGCTCTGGTGACCGGGGCGGCCCAGGGCCTGGGGAAGGGCTTCACCCGCATCCTCCTGACACATGGAGCAAAG GTGTCCCTGCTCGACGTAAACGAGGCCGCGGGGGCGGAGCTGAAGCGCTCCCTCGATGGGGACTTCGGCGCCGACAGCACCGTGTTCCTGCCCTGTGACGTGACCTCGGACGCGCAGCTGAAAG ATGCATTCAGAAGAACTCTGGAGACGTTTGGCAGAATAGACATCGTGTGTAACAACGCCGGGATCCTCGATGAAAACGCCTGGGAGAGAACAGTGTCCATAAACCTG TGCGCCGTGGTGAGAGGCACGTACCTCGCGCTCCAGCACATGAAGAAGGAAAGCGGAGGCCAGGGCGGGGTCATCGTCAACGTGGCATCCGTAGCAG GTCTGGGCCCCCTGCTCAGCACCCCCGTCTACACGGCCACCAAACACGGTGTGGTGGGATTCAGCCGAGCCATCGCT GAAGTGTCCAAAGTGTGTGATTACGGCGTGAGAGTCAACGTGCTGTGTCCATCCTTCACCAACACGGCCATCCTGTCGAATATAGAGGACGACCGCACGACCGGACAGTTTGCCCGTTTGAAGGACATCAGTAAAAAGATGTTGCAAGATGCAGGCGTGTTGGA CGTCTCTGAGGTCGCCGAAGGATTCCTGCAGCTCGTGACGGACGAGGGCAAAAATGGCTCGGTGCTGATGGTGACGAAGGCGGGCACGGCCTACGTGACATTTCCCCAAGTGGTCAAAGACCTGGTTGCCTCACCTTCCGTTGTGTTGTAG